One part of the Lycium ferocissimum isolate CSIRO_LF1 unplaced genomic scaffold, AGI_CSIRO_Lferr_CH_V1 ctg10146, whole genome shotgun sequence genome encodes these proteins:
- the LOC132041422 gene encoding pentatricopeptide repeat-containing protein At5g56310-like: MQAPNKQMLRPFSKLVHAVVKPNSNNSHYNYHNSSFQLEDSFLALLKKCSHKNHIYQTHGFMIHRALDQDNFILSQFFHTCSTLGFVNYAYSIFTSNPNPNIYLYNTMISIFSKQQHLFKDAIFLYRQARAIGLYHDTYSIPFVLNAVTCLITVRQIHCEAILTGLNNDVHVATSVVRAYSSFGCVSDARKVFDKMPDRNVGLWNAVIAGYVKARDMDTAKYLFDDMGEKNVVSWTTMIAGYAQGNQFSQAIGVFRKMMEVGAKPDEVTMLAVLSACAHLGEVELGEWIHSYVIKHRLRRTVSLNNTLVDVYAKSGNVKKAVELFESMEMRSVVTWSTVISALAVNGYGREALNMFSRMEMVGIRPNSVT; this comes from the coding sequence ATGCAAGCGCCAAACAAGCAAATGTTGCGGCCATTTTCTAAACTTGTTCATGCTGTAGTAAAACCCAATTCCAATAACTCCCATTACAACTATCACAACTCCAGTTTTCAACTAGAAGACTCATTTTTAGCTTTGCTTAAAAAATGTTCCCACAAAAATCACATTTATCAAACACATGGCTTTATGATACATCGGGCTTTAGATCAAGACAACTTCATTCTCAGCCAATTTTTCCACACATGTTCCACCCTTGGCTTTGTCAACTATGCATATTCAATTTTCACTTCAAACCCCAATCCGAACATATATCTTTACAATACTATGATCAGTATTTTCTCTAAACAACAGCATTTATTTAAGGATGCTATTTTCCTTTATAGACAAGCTAGAGCTATTGGCTTATATCATGATACTTACTCTATCCCTTTTGTGTTAAATGCAGTAACTTGTCTTATCACCGTTAGGCAAATTCATTGTGAAGCTATTTTAACTGGATTGAACAATGATGTACATGTAGCAACTTCTGTTGTACGGGCGTATTCTTCTTTTGGGTGCGTATCTGATGCACGTAAGGTGTTCGATAAAATGCCTGACAGAAATGTGGGCTTGTGGAATGCTGTGATTGCGGGTTATGTTAAGGCTCGTGATATGGATACCGCGAAGTACTTGTTTGATGATATGGGTGAGAAGAATGTGGTTTCTTGGACTACTATGATTGCGGGGTACGCTCAGGGGAATCAGTTTTCTCAAGCTATTGGTGTTTTTCGGAAAATGATGGAAGTTGGCGCGAAGCCTGATGAAGTAACGATGTTAGCTGTGCTTTCGGCTTGTGCTCACTTGGGTGAGGTTGAGTTGGGTGAATGGATACATAGTTATGTTATAAAACACAGGTTACGCAGAACTGTGTCTCTTAATAATACACTTGTTGATGTGTATGCAAAATCGGGGAATGTAAAGAAGGCGGTTGAGTTGTTCGAGAGCATGGAAATGAGGAGTGTTGTTACTTGGTCGACAGTGATTTCTGCGTTGGCTGTTAACGGATATGGAAGAGAAGCGCTTAACATGTTTTCGCGAATGGAAATGGTTGGGATTAGGCCGAATAGTGTTAC